Part of the Pieris rapae chromosome 14, ilPieRapa1.1, whole genome shotgun sequence genome is shown below.
ttacataaactaCTTTACTATAACTTCTTGGCGTCCTAATTTGATCTTGGGTTCAGAACTTTGACCACTTTGATATACAGTATAacagtagtaataataactcAAATCTAAAAGCAATATAATACacataatttcttattttttatatttatccatTTATATACAACAGACTGCGAGACCCAACGGATAACGGCCCCCAAGGATAACAACCTTGAGTAACGATGGTTTACACTTGCTACAAAGCttactattacattaaactaaaaacatgtataattttcttttttttatgatttaatataaacaaaaagcttaacctttttataactatttataaataatgcaatagtTGTGAAAGGGTCTGGggctagtgctgggcaggctacttctaattaatttgctatatttgttttaaatattgtaggaTTGTTTGATGatatgcttttttttaaaaagagtaccgagagttttttcgccgtctttttctctcggccaacacactctgtcttctttgccgatgagtagggatgccaacaggctcgaatttaatgacgtgtaataagtgataccatcatGATCCCATGTTccaaattaaacgtattttctttttcttcttttcttttaaagaatTCAGCCGGAACATAATTTTAGCTTTTACTAACAATTTTCAGACACGAATGAAAATAACGAAACGGTGACCCTTTGTGAGAAATGCGATTACTTCGATAACGCCGTTCGTCCTCTCTGGTTCGTCTATAGTGGTATGGGATCGCAATGGACCGGCATGGGTACTCAACTCATGCGCATTCCAGTTTTTGCAGCTGCAATTCAGAAGTATGTTTACGTTTACTATTTTTAGAATGTACAATACAATATGACtgaaacctataaaaataaaatataccagtAAGTCGGAATAATCCTGGCACTTTTACCTCAGAATTTTTTTAGTAGACCTATAAATGTACAGATatctaaaaatactttattatcatttattacagaccagcttcttttgttttctccaaataatttttatataataaattataaaacctgGATgactgatgattttttttatatattgtgttttttggaaattatattgaagtacgaattacatacttataaaatgatgcaatataaataatatttttcggtcttaccgacagaataataaaaacatgtgaactgattaattaaatttaaagaaaaagaaacatatttcctagctaaatcgatttatcgccccgaaaccccccgtatactaaatttcatgaaaatcgttggagccgcttttgagattccaattatatatatatatatatatatatatatatatatatatatatatatatatatatatatatatacaagaattgctcgtttaaagatataagataatatttacaggTGTCACCTTGTTCTGAAGCCAAAAGGCATAGATATTGTGGACATAATCACGTCAACAGATAAAACTACCTTCGATAACATCCTGCATTCCTTCGTCGGTATTGCAGCTGTACAAATTGGTCTCACAGATGTACTATCCTCTATAGGAATCTTCCCAGATAAGATTATtggtatgtaaattattaataaaaataggtaaaaaaactttttaagtaaaacggttttatgttaaacatacattgcaatgtttaagataaatgtactaaaaaccaaaaaaataataaaatagatacagtcgtgggaattataaacatattcacCATCATAAGATACTATCTGTCATCTTTACAATTGAGATTAATTAAAGACCATCCGATAAATTTATAACGAAGAACGGAAAGTTAAAACCGACATAAATGCCATCTAGAATTAGTTTGTTTCCCGTACTAACAAGTATGACATTTTCAGGTCATAGTGTAGGAGAGTTGGGATGCGCATACGCAGATGGCTGTTTTACAGCCGAAGAAATGGTCCTCTCTGCATACTGCCGTGGCCTTGTATCCAAACAAACACCGTTCATTAAAGGCTCTATGGCTGCCATTGGTTTGGGCCATACCCAGGTAAACATTATACtctaatataactaaaaatagtaTGTAACGATCTCATTCTGAATATTGTCTCCAACAGATTTCTAAATTATGTCCATCTGAAATACAAGTGGCTTGCCACAACAGTTCCGAGTCTTGCACCATATCAGGCCCAGTTGATGTTATGAAAGAATTTGTTGCGAAGTTAACAGCTCAGAACATTTTCGCTAAAGAGGTGCCATGTTCCAACATTGCGTATCATTCTCGTTATATTGCGGAAGCAGGTAATGCAACAGTAAACATAtactaaagaaaacattttttaccggaagctatgtattattgtaaacttataattatttaacgtaattttaaatttttattttccgaCGTTACGCGTGACGcttatacatagcttcaaatcggtaaaaaagtgttttcttcaaatgtgtaaaagctatgttaataaaagacaataaaaatatactaacttTGTAGTTTGGATGAATGCTTAGTTATTGATATCGTTTTAAGGTCCCGGCTTACAGAAGTACTTAAGTGAAATCATTACAAACCCAAAGCCGCGGAGTGAACGTTGGCTCTCCACTTCAGTTCCAGAAAACAGATGGGACGAGGAAACAGCCAAGTACTCTTCGCCAGAGTATCACACCAATAACCTATTGGTAAATACCATATTGCTATTACGTATTAAAAGTAAGTACTTAGTTCTATATCGCCATCATGCGATTAtatgcggtttttttttagattgtataaacaaatgaatcatagtttaaaatattttgaacacTGCTTGAGTATTAATATtgcgttataaaaaaaaacaaaaattaaaattcgataacatttacatttttagaaaatattggaGTCCCTGAACTGAGTCTAGGGAAATCTGTACAATTTATGAGCCGTGTCGGccaagtggcttcagcgtacgaTTCTCATCCCTAAAGACtataggttcgaaccccggctgtccaccaatggaatttcttacTATGTGCACATATGACATTCGGtcgaacggcgaaggaaaacatcgtgaggcaaCCGGcctgtcttagacccaaaaaatcgacggtgtgtgtcaggcacaaagaCTGATCATCTACTTCCTTATTAGATTGACACATGATCGTGaaacacatacagaaatctgaagtcCAGATCTAAAGAATATCATCATATCATATTATTGACTTTTCTCTGCTGGTGTAAATCATGTCTTTTTTCTACAGAATCCGGTCCTCTTCGAAGAGACATCTCGCCATATTCCCGCTAACGCTGTGCTCATAGAAATAGCTCCTCACGGATTACTTCAAGCCATTCTCAAGAGATCCTTACCTGAAAGTTGCCAGAACATTTCCCTTACACGCCGAGGACACCCCGACAATGCAAGGTTCCTATTAGAAGCTATTGGCCAGTGAGTATGACTTGTATTGATATTGAATTATGCttttggtaaaataataatttaaatacaatcggtaatttaagtaaaaaagaaagaaacgaataagtatcgccaTACaccgaggaaatgctgccaggaTTAAAggtgccacagggaccaaactattttaatttgttttgattttcttttaatatatttttaataactttcccacatatttgcaataaaaacagTTTCCAGTTCAATgccttattaaaatttgtagtgAGACAatcttttaaagttaaatttgattattgtatttacttatGTTTTCCTATGGCActatattgtttatcaatgtctggcattatttttattttattttacattgactTATTTCATATGTATGTTATCTataagattactaataaataaatatacattttaaactattaaaatagattttcaaggcagtttttgccgcgcaccaccactttgttgtaccagctgcccactgaagtatttccgaaccaatttgacttagggtccttcaagaaaagaccgtacaaattcttaaaaaggccgacaacgcactcgcaagccctctggcattgagtgtcaaAATAGATAGTTAAAAtgttaacatatataaaagtaagagagaaattatatattataattaattgtaatatattataaataccggcaagttcttttaaatatcaaacacCAAAACCGAGgaagtaaatgttaatttttaatttaaacattatttgtgCAAATTTTAACAGGATTTATATGGAAGGCTACCACCCTAAGATTCAAGAATTATATCCCAAAATAGTGTTTCCTGTATCCACGGGCACCCCGATGCTAGCACACCATGTTGAGTGGGCACAATCTGAGTCTTGGTTAGTCTATTTAAAAGAAgttatagtttaatattaagcGTAAGATTATTTCGTGAGCCATGTTCAGttatggaaataataatattaaatggataaaaatttaatttattcatcgatttattattctattttttaagtttagttttattttaatacgtatttttgcacttctgtcttaccttatctaatttaatacattttttttcacagtGGTTGCTTGGAAAGGACTCcttcattgatttattttcgtttctattatgtttatacaacgaagtgttaataaataaaattaaatagaatttttatttattagaaaaacaacTGTTCCAGGCCACTACCCCTATTCAAGATGGAAAATCGTAAGAACGCAGCCGCGTGCCGTTTTGTCATTTCCATACATGACGACGAACATAAATACATGCGAGGCCATGTTGTGAAAGGTAGGTGTAGGTTTGTGTAGGTTTTTTTGCTTTTCAGCGTGGGTGATCACTTtctttgcaaaaaatattattacattataagcGTACTTTGTCTCGATCTGAACCACCGACACTGCTCTCAAAATAAAACTCGAAGAGGAGTTATAATTCTTCCGTTTATTGGTCGAACGTTAGTGATGGTCAAACACAATTACAAGGCGAAGCAAGTTTATGACTAACGTCCGTCCGGCACGGCTGCGTAAATCTATCTCCTAACTCCCAAGTACACAAATAACTTCAAACTAAACCTCAACTACGCGCCGACCACTTCCTAGAACAACATACGGCTGCCATATTCGTTCACCAGTTATCTAAATTGCATTGTTCGTTGTCCGTAACATCTGAAGAGCAGCAGTTGATTTTCTAGGTGTCAACGTGTATCCATATGCGGGAGCACTAATATGCGTGTGGGACACGCTGTCTATGGTATGTGGCAAGGAGCGACAGCATATGTCAGTGAGATTCCAGGATGTTCACTTCAAAGTACAACCTTTGCTGCTAGAGCAGCAGCAGTTACGCCTGAACGTCAATTTGCATCGTGGTACTGGAAGGTTTGAGGTAGGCATCATCATGCTAGATGAAGCAACTTTTCCGGAGTCACAATACTTGTCCACTCCCTAACTTTGCGAAGCCATGGTTACTTCCTTTTAACAAtgcattacatattataattaactgaaGGAGTTGGTAGCAGATCATTGCATGAGGCCTGTTTTTGGATCTAATTTTGTTACTCTTCAGGTAACTACAGAAAACACAGAAATTATGTCTGGGTATATAATTCGGAAATATGAGAGAGGGATGGTACAACTCCCAACCGAAATTGATgaagaattaatattatcatcggAGGATGTCTCCAAACTATTGAAGACCAAGGAATATAATTTCTCGTaaggaataatatatataatcataataatcaacatacttatcataaatattagtgcttttttaatattttatattttaccctCAGCGGAGACTTTTTAAGTATCAAAAATGCGGCCACATCTTTGAATCAAGCTAAAATACTCTGGAACAAGAATTGGGTGACGCTGATTGATGGTTTACTTCAATTAACTATGCTACAACAAACAGAGGGCGTTTCAGAGTTGGATTACATCCGTCAAATTGACCTAAATGTAAAAGATCTATTCAATATTgagatgaataaaattaatcataacaATGCAGTTCTTGTCGATGGTTATGTTTTGGATACCCTAGACGTTTCCTGGTAAGAATTGTAAAGATTTCCATTAGGTATCTCTATCAGTTTCTCCGGCTAATAGTACTGAAATCGCCTTTGGGTAATTCAAGAAAAGAccatataaattcttaaaacagcaaCGCCCTTACGAGTCTTCCGACATTGAGAGAGTCCATGAGCGGTATgacataattcaaataattcccatttgccccctgttctataaaaaagtaaagcaAAGGTGCTTCAGTTTCCTGGCCAATCAATAATTGTTGAACTCACAAAAGATTACGCTAGACTAAATTGCTTATAAATGAATCCAAAGTAGAAATGGGATGTGTGgaggaaaatgaaaaatagaacattaatgttagagaaaataaaaaaaataattttccagGTGTCCTGGAGTATCACTTCATAATGTCAGATTCCGTTCTCTCCCAGCGAGCGACGGCAATGTTTCTTTAAAAGTGAACAAATTTGTGCCTCATTACCCTGAAGGACTAAGTAATGTGAGTTTTGTatcctatttattaaatgttgttcaCGCCATCCAATTACCTATTGTCTCTGTACTCATTTTTTATCCTAACTGCACCCATTCCTTAAACACCATTTCTATATTCATGTGTGGAAGCCATTCTACATGCTTCCGCGCTTGACTTTTTTTGGATAGTGTAAACAAATgtgaagaaattaaattagttgagATAAATTGATTACAAAATGTATGGACCTAtacatcttttttttatatttgtatacagaAAGAAACCGGTATGGCAAAAAGTGGTAATTTTtataggtataaataaaatacacaattatttCAGGAAGCATCCGCACTTTCCGTGTTCTTCCAAATAATAgctgaaaatttaaacaaaagcaCAATATATGCATTAATTGTTAACGAAACTGGATCTAAATTTGGTCAATTGAAAGCCGTTACTCGAGAGATCCCGGGGGTCAAAGTAAACCTAACATATGTAGAAAAGAGTGCTCTTAACAAACTCACCAATATTGAAACTCAATTTCATGTATTGCTTTTATGTGACCTATCGATCCAGGAAtctgtaagtattttaaaagtcgttagaaatttaagttaataaaaataatttaacaatctCTTACTGTCacataaagaagaaaaaatttaaataaaagtcaaataatgatatatatacgtataatatCTATTGTACATGTGTACCATCCAAGGCACACGTGTAAATGTGTGCCTTTGATGGTTTAGGTTTACAAATGAGGCCAGCAGATGGCACCATAGTCGGTATCTAGGtgatttatatagataaagaaTGCGCGTAGCGGAAAAATttgacggtaattttttttccaacaccgacaaaaaagtttcacttcaaataattcaaatgtgttttatttttagcttaCAGAAACCCTACATAACATCCTTCCACGTGATTTCTTTATCATAAACAAGGAATTTTCTGAACCAAAGCAAAGACTTGCTTCTCTCTATAGCCCATTGTCAACGCACAACATTTCTAATGCTAAAGTTCAACTGCTACGTTGGCGTCCAACTCTATCCAGTTCCATTTCTAGCACAATTGCTGTTCAGTCTACTAAGGATATTGCCTTGTTAAACACCAGGTTTTTCCAACTACCTCCTAAACATAACGTTGTTATAGTATCCACATATCCTTATATCTTAGAATTGAAGCAGTTAGTACAACAACAGAGGAAAATGATGGTAGGaaacgataaaaatatatacatgatTGAACTAAACCAAATATTGAATGAAGAATGTTTGAGAAATTTACCATCTCTAAATTTAACTTTCAATGCATTGGATCACGTaagttattattgaatttacttttatttatatttattttaaaatttttgttcagTTGTGAGACCCTTGGTGATCTGAATGATAAGTATCATTATCATCACAATCACTATTTACATTCTGTTGACAATCTCAAAAGTCATCTCTATTGTGATTCTCTATTCAATTGAATTTACTGTCAAATGGGTATAAAACcactataatattactataatcTCCATTTACTTTGATTTGATCTTCTAGGGCGTCTTGGGAGGCAAATACTACCTGCCGGTAGAATCTCAAGTGCAATGCAAGAGAAATGCAATACTCCAGACCTTTAACATTGGAGACATCGATTCGTTGACCTGGGTTGAAGCCCCTGATGTTTCGGGAGCAGGGATTGATGTAAAGGTGTGTACTTCACAGTCCTAAAGCAAATTCACTGCCTTTAATCATACAAAATCTCTACTCTAAATTAAAGGTTTGTCTCAAAAGcttagcaatttaaaaaaataatttatttatttaataggttCATTATTCCACGTTGAATAGCCTTGATGTAAAACGGAGTATGGGAGCGATACCTGTGGATTTTAATTCGGACCTAACGTTTGGAATGGACTTCAGCGGTGTGACTGAAAcgtacgatttttttaaacattgatttataattcttagtcTTTAGTCTTTGGACAAAAGTCACTTCTAAATTTGTACAATTTTGGCTTTCTCCAGCGGTTTGAATCCATTGGACCCACTGCCTTGTTAATATCATCCTCCCATCTTCTTATCTGCCTATTTCTCTTTCCCACCTCATAGCGAATAATTCGTTACTATTCTGAGGATGAGAATTGGACCTAAAACGGGTTGCATTGACAAAAATCCTGGTCATTTTGATCCATTTTATGTAgcaattttaagatttattatgtCCTAAGAGATCTTTATCTTtcttatcttttaaaatagacttATCTATTTCAGTGGAGTCCGCGTGATGGGTATTATTAAATCGGGTTCCGTGAGTACAATGGTGCGAGCCAAGAGTGAGCAATTGTGGCCTGTGCCAGCCCACTGGACCCTTGAGGATGCTGCTACTGTGCCATTGGCCTACTGTTTAGCTTTCTACTGCTTGGTAGGTGCTTTGGTTTATACTACATAATATACCTACCATCTCTCTCATCATTcattaacattttgtttacaacCACTTCATTTTCTTAGTGAAGTGTGTTCGAATGTGATATTGATccaaaaatttcatttaaattatgaagtcttataatttttagtacaGCAACTTATGATTCGGCGcgtattaacaaattttagaaaaatattaatctcaAAAATTCCTAGTAtatacagttattttttttagaagcTTTAGAGTAGTTAAATCTGTTTTGCTTATATTaaaaccatacaaaatatagctaaaaccatttttaataGACCAGCAGAAGTCAATTAGTACCTCGTATGAGAATTCTTGTGCATGGTGGAACTGGAGCATTAGGTCAAGCCGCAATCTCCATTGCACTAGCTTTTGACTGTGAAGTCTTTACCACGGTCAGCAACCAGGCGAAGAAGCAATTCATTAGGAAACTCTTCCCTCAGTTGAAAGGTAATTTACAAAGTATTAAGCTAAAACTACAAGAGGAAGATGATGCAACGACCGAATTTAAGGAACCTAAAAAACTTTAAGGAATATTCCTTACGTATGCCGGTCCaagcttaaatttatttgtccaATTTTGTTTTCCAGAAGACCATATCGGTTACTCCCGTGACCACACCTTTGGAGACATGGTGATGTCAGCCACGAAGGGTAGGGGTTGCGAAATCATCATCAGCTGCGCAAATAAGGAGTTAAAGAATGTGCGTTTAGAATTGTGCAGTCTACCTTTTAAGATTACTATGGTTCAGTTCGAAATAAGAGTcccattatattaaatatcttataataacattacatGTGCTATAATAGGTAAATGttataaaggaaaattaaaCTTGATTTCTTCTCAGACAACTCACTAAACATTATTTTGCTATTGCATCTTTGGGCTTAACCAGGCCTTATTCAAATTAGAGTCCGACAAATAATCCTATATTTTCAGGTGTCAATAAGATGTCTAAGCGAATACGGAGTATATTACGATGCCAGTGTATTACACGAACATGAAAACTTTTACTTGGGAATGAATCACTTTACCAAATGCCGATCTTATGCCACTATTGATCTTCGCGGTATTTTCGACAATGAAAATGATATGaaggtaaattaaaacaaattattgaaCTTCAATTTTAACATCGCTGTTACTGATAATGACTGTGctataattaagttatttagaactttagatcatgttttagaatttgaatgtaacattgtaaatattatttttatttttactatttttatactgAAGGAATTTTGAgagtaaaaatgtaattataatagaatCGAGCATTTGACGATTCGCGAAACTGTAGGCGGTGTGAGTCAAGGCGCCGATATCACAGTTTTTTCCCTTATAAGAAATGTATTCAGTTTTATACGAGACCTCCTCCTAGCCTTAATTCATTACTCGTGGAAAGGTTAGTTTCATATCTTCTTCTACGTCATAATATTTCCAGCGCCTGCAAGTGCTGGTAAGCGAAGGAATAGCGCGTGGCTACGTGCGTCCTCTGTCCCGTTTATCCTTTCCGCCCAATGAAGTCACTCGTGCCTTCCGCCTCTTGGCTGCAAGTAGACATCGCGGGCGAGTGCTTCTTGACATGCAGCAGCCCATTCCTAATATAAAACCTaggtaacaataaaaactatatatcttatgctttttatttttatttatgctttttattaagattatttattatcttgaaTTTTCAGGCTTCAAATATCACCCGAATCATCCAATGTGATTATATCAGATGACGATGTATTGGCGATACAGCTGGCTGATGGACTGGTCGCACGAGGTGCTAAGCAACTGTACATTCAGGCACCTTATAGTAACGCCTTTCTCGTCAAACAGAGGTGAAGACTTTGTTAAACATACCAAAAAGAAATTCCAAAATCTAACTTGAATcttgtatacatttattttcgacttataaaaaaacctcACCACTGGG
Proteins encoded:
- the LOC110999406 gene encoding fatty acid synthase, with the translated sequence MAPKPQDFVGSKKDKSVFHDDAVVISGMSGLYPACHSLKELSDLLYNKVNPISAGNPRWEYNHPEVIDYVGQAPDIEHFDAQFFKVHYRQAFSMDSMSRKILEQSYQAIYDAGVNCEYLSGKKVGVYVGNSFSETEKSCVYVNNINGGLGIAGCSKAMFANRISYWLNSKGPSMVVDQACCSSSVALELAYQAIKRGDCEAALVGGCVLCLHPHSFIHYGRIMPLSKDGKTRSFDQNGCGCAKSDAINVIFVQKAKDAFRVYAEVVHVRSEFTSFVEGEEGPRFGFYRNPKEVVNFMKKFYHDAKVSPKEIEYVEAFGSGMVEADEAELKAIDEVFCEGRTDALPIGSIMSNIGYSEAACGISSITKVLLGFERGEFAANINLEMPRDDVAAIRDGRIKVITDHCPTNHGYVAVNTFSVTGSNAHVLLKGRYKPKDLPRYKSSIPHLVMISGRQDSSVKKIFNDLKSRPVDPEELALFRNIHKAPIAGHLGRGFLLLDTNENNETVTLCEKCDYFDNAVRPLWFVYSGMGSQWTGMGTQLMRIPVFAAAIQKCHLVLKPKGIDIVDIITSTDKTTFDNILHSFVGIAAVQIGLTDVLSSIGIFPDKIIGHSVGELGCAYADGCFTAEEMVLSAYCRGLVSKQTPFIKGSMAAIGLGHTQISKLCPSEIQVACHNSSESCTISGPVDVMKEFVAKLTAQNIFAKEVPCSNIAYHSRYIAEAGPGLQKYLSEIITNPKPRSERWLSTSVPENRWDEETAKYSSPEYHTNNLLNPVLFEETSRHIPANAVLIEIAPHGLLQAILKRSLPESCQNISLTRRGHPDNARFLLEAIGQIYMEGYHPKIQELYPKIVFPVSTGTPMLAHHVEWAQSESWPLPLFKMENRKNAAACRFVISIHDDEHKYMRGHVVKGVNVYPYAGALICVWDTLSMVCGKERQHMSVRFQDVHFKVQPLLLEQQQLRLNVNLHRGTGRFEVTTENTEIMSGYIIRKYERGMVQLPTEIDEELILSSEDVSKLLKTKEYNFSGDFLSIKNAATSLNQAKILWNKNWVTLIDGLLQLTMLQQTEGVSELDYIRQIDLNVKDLFNIEMNKINHNNAVLVDGYVLDTLDVSWCPGVSLHNVRFRSLPASDGNVSLKVNKFVPHYPEGLSNEASALSVFFQIIAENLNKSTIYALIVNETGSKFGQLKAVTREIPGVKVNLTYVEKSALNKLTNIETQFHVLLLCDLSIQESLTETLHNILPRDFFIINKEFSEPKQRLASLYSPLSTHNISNAKVQLLRWRPTLSSSISSTIAVQSTKDIALLNTRFFQLPPKHNVVIVSTYPYILELKQLVQQQRKMMVGNDKNIYMIELNQILNEECLRNLPSLNLTFNALDHGVLGGKYYLPVESQVQCKRNAILQTFNIGDIDSLTWVEAPDVSGAGIDVKVHYSTLNSLDVKRSMGAIPVDFNSDLTFGMDFSGVTETGVRVMGIIKSGSVSTMVRAKSEQLWPVPAHWTLEDAATVPLAYCLAFYCLTSRSQLVPRMRILVHGGTGALGQAAISIALAFDCEVFTTVSNQAKKQFIRKLFPQLKEDHIGYSRDHTFGDMVMSATKGRGCEIIISCANKELKNVSIRCLSEYGVYYDASVLHEHENFYLGMNHFTKCRSYATIDLRGIFDNENDMKRLQVLVSEGIARGYVRPLSRLSFPPNEVTRAFRLLAASRHRGRVLLDMQQPIPNIKPRLQISPESSNVIISDDDVLAIQLADGLVARGAKQLYIQAPYSNAFLVKQRSWQRAGVHSVIDRQGLFNKSYCDILIKKARVLGTIEVIYTIICKEQKNPDVTTYLNNLVSVVESSVPSLKHLAVIDVGNRISDEEVRSPIVSYRKMTIIKSQLQTVQGALSIKPMLKVLEQGLNSKEPVVMLCEHTKEKSSLEEIANIAKFYLPNKLMNTITLKELCKDSTTLIPVTAYLRDKYHIILSEEEIPDLTISQIKKLEESLLDSTYTDVEGFASFYSPIDVDELNGTTEMVFLPTLMKSTDMGYDEFDVNQKFLCVVPGLEGHNGRFTLLCERLKLLALVLQPGLTQPDETPQEVAARFAKVLMERTGTFGHFYLLGYETGVIVALEMAKILEDHGLKGTVFCLGGAPKDVLAEVNHILNQYKSEEELQNELIHHMLRMNLGNDTHKIELNGTWEEKVSSYIKYLTGKVSLSLQYSRDYVSCAYGRIKQIRRCKVQVTTLKSQVIFLKSRLSVESYDSFQEYSEQPVIVYELNTPLANVTKDLQCTAIVNRHLEQEILQAFNKTNLCFTYCCKANSGEDY